In the genome of Xanthomonas translucens pv. cerealis, one region contains:
- a CDS encoding 6-phosphogluconolactonase: protein MSPTLSDRITLIRYHDPDEWIDAAAAEIGDALRADIDQRGGARLLLSGGTTPAPVYQALAELPLDWTKLEVGLVDERWLSPQDSDSNAYLVRQSFLERAEGARFEPLVRVGQPLQDCVHAANLHAQHAPAACMAVLGMGGDGHTASLFPGATDLNKALANPLPYAALDATGCPGANTWPLRITLTPVGLAPIGQRMLLLRGKQKLEVLERTLSGNDPHEFPIRVAFDTPGARLRVHWCE from the coding sequence ATGAGCCCCACGTTGTCCGATCGCATCACCCTGATCCGTTACCACGATCCCGACGAATGGATCGACGCGGCGGCGGCCGAGATCGGCGACGCGCTGCGCGCTGACATAGACCAGCGCGGCGGCGCGCGCCTGCTGCTGTCCGGCGGCACCACCCCGGCGCCGGTGTACCAGGCGCTGGCCGAGCTGCCGCTGGACTGGACCAAACTGGAAGTGGGCCTGGTCGACGAGCGCTGGCTGTCGCCGCAGGACAGCGACAGCAACGCCTACCTGGTCCGGCAGAGCTTCCTGGAGCGTGCCGAAGGCGCGCGTTTCGAACCGCTGGTGCGGGTCGGCCAGCCGCTGCAGGATTGCGTGCACGCCGCCAACCTGCACGCGCAACACGCGCCGGCCGCATGCATGGCGGTGCTGGGCATGGGCGGCGACGGCCACACCGCGTCGCTGTTCCCCGGCGCCACCGACCTGAACAAGGCGCTGGCCAATCCGCTGCCCTACGCCGCGCTCGATGCCACCGGCTGCCCCGGCGCCAACACCTGGCCGCTTCGCATCACCCTGACACCGGTCGGCCTGGCGCCGATCGGCCAGCGCATGCTGCTGCTGCGCGGCAAGCAGAAACTTGAGGTGCTCGAACGCACGCTGTCCGGCAACGATCCGCACGAATTCCCGATCCGCGTCGCCTTCGACACGCCCGGTGCGCGCTTGCGCGTGCACTGGTGCGAGTGA
- the edd gene encoding phosphogluconate dehydratase, whose amino-acid sequence MTLHPKIHAITERIRARSAPSRRAYLAGIDAALRDGPFRSRLSCGNLAHGFAACGPTDKSRLEGGITPNLGIVTAYNDMLSAHQPFEHYPEIIRSTARALGATAQVAGGVPAMCDGVTQGRPGMELSLFSRDVIAQATAIGLSHDMFDTTIYLGVCDKIVPGLLIGALAFGHLPAVFVPAGPMTPGIPNKQKAEVRERYAAGQATREELLAAESASYHAPGTCTFYGTANSNQVLLEAMGVQLPGASFVNPGTPLRDALTQQATERALRITALGSDFRPLGRLIDERAIVNAAVALMSTGGSTNHTIHWLAVARAAGIVLTWDDLDELSQIVPLLTRVYPNGEADVNHFAAAGGVGFVFRELMDAGLMHDDLATIVPGGMRAYGDEACVQNGALAYVPSPAKSADEAVVRPASNPFEAQGGLRLLRGNLGRSLIKLSAVKPEFRTIEAPAVVIDAPQALNKLHAAGVLPHDFVVVLRYQGPRANGMPELHSLAPLLGLLQNQGRRVALVTDGRLSGASGKFPAAIHMTPEAARGGPIARVREGDIVRLDGEAGTLEVLVDAAEWATRALAPNTAPAAHDIGRNLFALNRRVVGPADQGAMSISCGPPAADGDVWDYDAEYDLGRNAEAAAAPHESKDA is encoded by the coding sequence ATGACCCTGCACCCTAAAATCCACGCGATCACCGAACGCATCCGCGCGCGCAGTGCGCCGTCGCGGCGTGCCTATCTGGCCGGCATCGACGCCGCGTTGCGCGACGGCCCGTTCCGCAGCCGCCTGAGTTGCGGCAACCTGGCGCACGGCTTCGCCGCCTGCGGCCCGACCGACAAGAGCCGGCTGGAAGGCGGGATCACCCCGAATCTGGGCATCGTCACCGCCTACAACGACATGCTGTCGGCGCACCAGCCGTTCGAGCACTACCCCGAGATCATCCGCAGCACCGCGCGCGCGCTCGGCGCCACCGCGCAGGTCGCCGGCGGCGTGCCGGCGATGTGCGACGGCGTGACCCAGGGCCGCCCGGGCATGGAGCTGTCGCTGTTCTCGCGCGACGTGATCGCCCAGGCCACCGCGATCGGCCTCAGCCACGACATGTTCGACACCACCATCTACCTGGGCGTGTGCGACAAGATCGTGCCCGGCCTGCTGATCGGCGCGCTGGCGTTCGGCCACCTGCCGGCGGTGTTCGTGCCGGCCGGGCCGATGACCCCGGGCATCCCCAACAAGCAGAAGGCCGAGGTGCGCGAGCGCTATGCCGCCGGCCAGGCCACCCGCGAGGAACTGCTGGCCGCCGAATCGGCGTCCTACCATGCGCCAGGCACCTGCACCTTCTACGGCACCGCCAATTCCAACCAGGTGTTGCTGGAGGCGATGGGCGTGCAGTTGCCCGGCGCCTCGTTCGTCAATCCGGGTACGCCGCTGCGCGATGCGCTGACCCAGCAGGCCACCGAACGCGCGCTGCGCATCACCGCGCTGGGCAGCGATTTCCGCCCGCTCGGCCGGCTGATCGACGAACGCGCGATCGTCAACGCCGCGGTCGCGCTGATGTCCACCGGCGGCTCCACCAACCACACCATCCACTGGCTGGCGGTGGCGCGCGCAGCCGGCATCGTGCTGACCTGGGACGACCTGGACGAACTGTCGCAGATCGTACCGCTGCTGACCCGCGTGTATCCCAATGGCGAGGCCGACGTGAACCACTTCGCCGCGGCCGGCGGGGTGGGGTTCGTGTTCCGCGAGCTGATGGACGCGGGGCTGATGCACGACGACCTGGCGACCATCGTGCCCGGCGGCATGCGCGCCTACGGCGACGAGGCGTGTGTGCAGAACGGCGCGCTGGCCTACGTGCCGAGCCCGGCCAAGAGCGCCGACGAAGCCGTGGTACGCCCGGCCTCCAACCCGTTCGAAGCGCAGGGCGGGCTGCGCCTGCTGCGCGGCAATCTCGGCCGTTCGCTGATCAAGCTGTCGGCGGTGAAGCCGGAATTCCGCACCATCGAGGCGCCGGCGGTGGTCATCGACGCGCCGCAGGCCTTGAACAAGCTGCACGCCGCCGGCGTACTGCCGCATGATTTCGTGGTGGTGCTGCGCTACCAGGGCCCGCGCGCCAACGGCATGCCGGAACTGCATTCGCTGGCGCCGCTGCTGGGCCTGCTGCAGAACCAGGGCCGGCGCGTGGCGCTGGTCACCGACGGGCGCCTGTCCGGCGCCTCGGGCAAGTTCCCGGCGGCGATCCACATGACCCCGGAAGCGGCCCGCGGCGGCCCGATCGCGCGCGTGCGCGAAGGCGACATCGTGCGCCTGGACGGCGAGGCCGGCACCCTGGAAGTGCTGGTGGATGCCGCCGAATGGGCGACGCGTGCGCTGGCGCCGAACACCGCGCCGGCCGCGCACGACATCGGCCGCAACCTGTTCGCGCTCAACCGCCGCGTGGTCGGCCCCGCCGACCAGGGCGCGATGTCGATCTCCTGCGGCCCGCCCGCGGCCGATGGCGACGTCTGGGACTACGACGCCGAGTACGACCTGGGCCGCAACGCCGAGGCGGCCGCGGCACCGCACGAGTCGAAGGACGCCTAA
- a CDS encoding bifunctional 4-hydroxy-2-oxoglutarate aldolase/2-dehydro-3-deoxy-phosphogluconate aldolase — translation MTIAEYQNTAEQLLRAAGILPVVTVHSLDEARRVSAALLEGGLPAIELTLRTPVAMDALAMLKRELPHIKIGAGTVLTETQLQQAIDAGADFIVTPGTPPALAEALVRAPLPVVPGAATPTELLALMARGFRVCKLFPATAVGGLAMLKGLAGPLADLKLCPTGGIGESTAAEYLAQPNVVCIGGSWMVPKDWLANGAWDKVRESAAKAAAIVRETR, via the coding sequence ATGACGATTGCCGAATACCAGAACACCGCCGAACAGCTCCTGCGCGCCGCCGGCATCCTGCCGGTGGTGACCGTGCACAGCCTGGACGAGGCGCGCCGCGTCTCCGCCGCGCTGCTCGAAGGCGGCCTGCCCGCGATCGAACTGACCCTGCGCACGCCAGTGGCAATGGACGCGCTGGCGATGCTCAAGCGCGAGCTGCCGCACATCAAGATCGGTGCCGGCACGGTGCTCACCGAAACCCAGCTGCAGCAGGCGATCGACGCCGGCGCCGATTTCATCGTGACCCCGGGTACGCCGCCGGCGCTGGCCGAGGCGCTGGTGCGGGCGCCGCTGCCGGTGGTACCGGGTGCGGCCACCCCGACCGAACTGCTGGCGCTGATGGCGCGCGGCTTCCGCGTGTGCAAGCTGTTCCCGGCCACCGCGGTCGGCGGCCTGGCGATGCTCAAGGGCTTGGCCGGTCCATTGGCGGACCTGAAGCTGTGCCCCACCGGCGGCATCGGCGAAAGCACCGCCGCCGAGTACCTGGCGCAACCGAACGTGGTCTGCATCGGCGGCTCGTGGATGGTACCGAAGGACTGGCTGGCCAACGGCGCGTGGGACAAGGTGCGGGAAAGCGCGGCGAAGGCGGCGGCAATTGTGCGCGAGACTCGGTAA
- a CDS encoding discoidin domain-containing protein, producing the protein MAILGLAAAQAFAAAPTAPVPLDGFNNLDNWQIVVSNQVIASTRLVQAASGGRAKAICLDYDFNGVSGYAGIRRAIPIEYPDNYQLAFQLRGDSPSNDLQFKLVDASGDNVWWVNRPRYDFPKQWSTVSFKKRQIDKAWGPSPDKELKRSAQVEFTLYNQVGGKGTVCFDQLTLTPLPPQDTSPLTVKVSADTAPALEQRIADGKADTVWYSGNAKTQTIMLDLGKVREFGGAKVQWAPGVYASRYRVQGSADGRSWRELRNVSAGNGGTDWLPMPETEARYVRIDLEDGPSFRYGIADIALQPLAFAATPNDFVKSVAADSTRGWFPRGFSGEQPYWTIVGLDGGREQGLVGEDGAIEVGKGGFSIEPFLLLDGKRLSWADVKSAQSLQDDYLPIPSVDWRHDNAGLRITAFVQGTPEQAQLVARYRLSNPSKKPHDYTLALAVRPFQVNPPSQFLNTVGGVSPIRSLAFDGAQVQVNGKPRVFAVQKPDAAYATAFDAGIDIERLAADTAALPQQAQDADGLASGALLYRGRLAPGEVRDVALLIPQTGAQTLPSGFDAARAQQQVAEQWREKLDRVQLNVPAEGKPLADTLRTALAHMLISRIGPRLQPGTRSYSRSWIRDGAMISEGLLRLGRADVAREYLDWYAPYQFANGMVPCCVDDRGSDPVPENDSHGELIFGVADYYRYSGDRAFLEKMWPYVLAAYEYMDQLRLSERTEENRARNPAFYGMMPVSISHEGYSAKPMHSYWDNFWALRGYKDAVEIAAELGRIDDMVRFSAARDEFRQDLYASLDSSAQQHHIDFLPGSAELGDFDPTSTTIALAPGGEQGRLPPQLLNDTFERYWGEFASRRDGTREWKDYTPYEWRNVAAFVRLGWRARAWDATQFFFKDRAPQPWNQWAEVVSRTPRKPFFLGDLPHAWVASDFVRSVLDMFAYARDIDDSLVLAAGVPVAWFDGKGIAIQDLRTPQGELSYQLRRQKNRLTLGISGGLRVPSGGLVLPWPYPGEPGRTQINSEPAQWEHGELRIRSLPADVQIEVR; encoded by the coding sequence ATGGCCATCCTGGGCCTGGCGGCGGCACAGGCCTTCGCCGCGGCGCCGACCGCGCCGGTACCGCTGGACGGCTTCAATAATCTCGACAACTGGCAGATCGTGGTCTCCAATCAGGTCATCGCCTCGACCCGGCTGGTGCAGGCGGCCAGCGGTGGCCGCGCCAAGGCGATCTGCCTGGACTACGACTTCAACGGCGTCTCCGGCTATGCCGGGATCCGCCGCGCGATCCCGATCGAGTATCCGGACAACTACCAGCTCGCATTCCAGCTGCGCGGCGATTCGCCGAGCAACGACCTGCAGTTCAAGCTGGTCGACGCCAGCGGCGACAACGTGTGGTGGGTCAACCGGCCGCGCTACGACTTCCCCAAGCAGTGGAGCACGGTCAGCTTCAAGAAGCGGCAGATCGACAAGGCCTGGGGGCCGAGTCCGGACAAGGAACTCAAGCGCAGCGCGCAGGTCGAGTTCACCCTTTACAACCAGGTCGGCGGCAAGGGCACGGTGTGCTTCGACCAGCTGACCCTGACCCCGCTGCCGCCGCAGGACACCTCGCCGCTGACAGTGAAGGTCAGCGCCGACACCGCGCCGGCGCTGGAGCAGCGCATCGCCGACGGCAAAGCCGATACGGTGTGGTACAGCGGCAACGCCAAGACCCAGACGATCATGCTGGACCTGGGCAAGGTGCGCGAATTCGGCGGCGCCAAAGTGCAATGGGCGCCGGGCGTGTACGCCTCGCGCTACAGGGTCCAGGGCTCGGCCGACGGCCGCAGCTGGCGCGAGCTGCGCAACGTCAGCGCCGGCAACGGCGGCACAGACTGGTTGCCGATGCCCGAAACCGAGGCGCGCTACGTGCGCATCGACCTGGAGGACGGCCCCAGCTTCCGCTACGGCATCGCCGACATCGCGCTGCAGCCGCTGGCCTTCGCCGCGACTCCGAACGATTTCGTCAAGTCGGTGGCGGCCGATTCCACCCGCGGCTGGTTCCCGCGCGGCTTCAGTGGCGAACAGCCGTACTGGACCATCGTCGGCCTGGACGGCGGCCGTGAGCAGGGCCTGGTCGGCGAGGACGGCGCGATCGAAGTGGGCAAGGGCGGCTTCAGCATCGAGCCGTTCCTGCTGCTGGACGGCAAGCGCCTGAGCTGGGCCGACGTGAAGAGCGCGCAGAGCCTGCAGGACGACTACCTGCCGATCCCCAGCGTGGACTGGCGCCACGACAACGCCGGCCTGCGCATCACCGCCTTCGTCCAGGGCACGCCGGAGCAGGCGCAGCTGGTGGCGCGCTACCGGCTCAGCAACCCGAGCAAGAAGCCGCACGACTACACCCTGGCGCTGGCGGTGCGGCCGTTCCAGGTGAACCCGCCCAGCCAGTTCCTCAATACCGTCGGCGGGGTCAGTCCGATCCGTTCGCTGGCGTTCGACGGCGCCCAGGTGCAGGTTAACGGCAAGCCGCGCGTGTTCGCGGTGCAGAAACCCGACGCGGCCTATGCCACCGCGTTCGACGCCGGCATCGACATCGAACGCCTGGCCGCCGACACTGCCGCGCTGCCGCAGCAGGCGCAGGACGCCGACGGCCTGGCCTCGGGCGCGCTGCTGTACCGCGGGCGCCTGGCCCCAGGCGAAGTGCGCGACGTGGCCTTGCTGATCCCGCAGACCGGTGCGCAGACGCTGCCATCCGGGTTCGACGCGGCGCGTGCGCAACAGCAGGTGGCCGAGCAGTGGCGCGAGAAGCTGGACCGGGTGCAGCTCAACGTCCCCGCCGAGGGCAAGCCGCTGGCCGACACCTTGCGCACCGCGCTGGCGCACATGCTGATCTCGCGGATCGGGCCGCGCCTGCAGCCGGGTACGCGTTCGTATTCGCGCAGCTGGATCCGCGACGGCGCGATGATTTCCGAAGGCCTGCTGCGCCTGGGCCGCGCCGACGTGGCGCGCGAATATCTGGACTGGTACGCGCCGTACCAGTTCGCCAACGGCATGGTGCCGTGCTGCGTGGACGACCGCGGCAGCGACCCGGTGCCGGAGAACGACAGCCATGGCGAGCTGATCTTCGGCGTCGCCGACTACTACCGATACAGCGGCGACCGCGCGTTCCTGGAAAAGATGTGGCCGTACGTGCTGGCCGCGTACGAGTACATGGACCAACTGCGACTCAGCGAGCGGACCGAGGAGAACCGGGCGCGCAATCCGGCCTTCTACGGGATGATGCCGGTGTCGATCAGTCACGAAGGCTATTCGGCCAAGCCGATGCATTCGTACTGGGACAATTTCTGGGCGCTGCGCGGCTACAAGGACGCGGTGGAGATCGCCGCCGAGCTTGGCCGGATCGACGATATGGTGCGCTTCTCCGCCGCGCGCGACGAATTCCGCCAGGACCTGTACGCCTCGCTGGACAGCTCCGCGCAGCAGCACCACATCGATTTCCTGCCGGGTTCGGCCGAGCTGGGCGATTTCGATCCCACCTCCACGACCATCGCGCTGGCGCCGGGCGGGGAGCAGGGACGGCTGCCGCCGCAACTGCTCAACGACACCTTCGAGCGCTATTGGGGCGAGTTCGCCAGCCGCCGCGACGGCACGCGCGAGTGGAAGGACTACACCCCGTACGAGTGGCGCAATGTCGCCGCGTTCGTGCGCCTGGGCTGGCGTGCGCGCGCCTGGGACGCGACCCAGTTCTTCTTCAAGGACCGTGCGCCGCAGCCGTGGAACCAGTGGGCCGAAGTGGTCTCGCGCACGCCGCGCAAGCCGTTCTTCCTCGGCGACCTGCCGCATGCCTGGGTGGCCTCGGACTTCGTCCGCTCGGTGCTGGACATGTTCGCCTACGCCCGCGACATCGACGACAGCCTGGTGCTGGCGGCCGGCGTGCCGGTGGCATGGTTCGACGGCAAGGGCATCGCGATCCAGGATCTGCGCACCCCGCAGGGCGAGTTGAGTTACCAGCTGCGCCGGCAGAAGAATCGCCTGACCCTGGGCATCAGCGGTGGCCTGCGCGTGCCCAGCGGTGGCCTGGTGCTGCCGTGGCCGTATCCGGGCGAACCCGGGCGCACTCAGATCAACAGCGAGCCGGCGCAGTGGGAACATGGCGAACTGCGGATCCGTTCGTTGCCGGCGGATGTGCAGATTGAGGTGCGGTGA
- a CDS encoding carbohydrate ABC transporter permease produces the protein MSREIGASRWNTLLVNGGLLLLALVSLAPLLWMLSVSFMPAGQASRFPPPMLPTGPTLANYGELFSRTGMARNFANSLLVSCAITCGSLLINTMAGYAFAKLRFAGKERIFQVLLAALVIPAQVAMLPLFLLMKQLHLVNNFGGVVVPALATVFGIFLVRQYARSIPDELLEAARIDGAGELRIFFQIVLPMLKPVLVTLTIFTFMAAWNDFMWPLIVLTDQEHYTLPVALAALSREHIMDVEMMMAGAVVTVIPVLALFLALQRYYIQGLLLGSVKG, from the coding sequence ATGAGCCGCGAAATCGGCGCCTCGCGCTGGAACACGCTGTTGGTCAACGGCGGGCTGTTGCTGCTGGCGCTGGTCAGCCTGGCGCCGCTGCTGTGGATGCTGTCGGTGTCGTTCATGCCGGCCGGGCAGGCGAGCCGGTTCCCGCCACCGATGCTGCCGACCGGCCCGACCCTGGCCAACTACGGCGAGCTGTTCTCGCGGACCGGCATGGCGCGCAACTTCGCCAACAGCCTGCTGGTGTCGTGCGCCATCACCTGCGGCTCGCTGTTGATCAACACCATGGCCGGCTATGCGTTTGCCAAGCTGCGCTTCGCCGGCAAGGAGCGGATCTTCCAAGTCCTGCTGGCGGCGCTGGTGATCCCGGCGCAGGTGGCGATGCTGCCGCTGTTCCTGCTGATGAAGCAGCTGCACCTGGTCAACAACTTCGGCGGGGTGGTGGTGCCGGCGCTGGCGACGGTGTTCGGCATCTTCCTGGTGCGGCAGTACGCGCGCTCGATCCCGGACGAACTGCTGGAGGCGGCGCGCATCGACGGTGCTGGCGAGCTGCGCATCTTCTTCCAGATCGTGCTGCCGATGCTCAAACCGGTGCTGGTGACGCTGACCATCTTCACCTTCATGGCCGCGTGGAACGACTTCATGTGGCCGCTGATCGTGCTGACCGATCAGGAGCACTACACCTTGCCGGTGGCGCTGGCGGCGCTGTCGCGCGAGCACATCATGGACGTGGAAATGATGATGGCCGGTGCTGTGGTGACGGTGATCCCGGTGCTGGCGCTGTTCCTGGCGCTGCAGCGCTACTACATCCAGGGATTGCTGCTGGGTAGCGTGAAGGGGTGA
- a CDS encoding carbohydrate ABC transporter permease encodes MKRGSLVGWLFAGPALIVIGVFFGLPVLSALALSVTDFDLYALADSNHLRFVGFGNYIALLQTQMFWKSLWNTTYFVIVGVPLSIGASLGAALLLNAPVARFKPLFRTALFAPVVTTLVAVAVIWRYLFHTSYGLVNYGLSHLGIGPIDWLGDPHWAMPTIMLFAVWKNFGYNMVIFLAGLQGIPQDLYEAARIDGASKWRQFLHITLPMLGPVLLVVGVITVSGYFQLFAEPYVMTRGDPLQSTVSVLYFMFEEGFKWWNLGRASAVAFLLFLIILGVTSVMLRFGRKKDLV; translated from the coding sequence ATGAAGCGCGGTTCCCTCGTCGGCTGGCTGTTCGCCGGGCCGGCGCTGATCGTGATCGGCGTGTTCTTCGGCCTGCCGGTGCTGTCGGCGCTGGCGCTGAGCGTCACCGACTTCGACCTGTACGCGCTGGCCGACAGCAACCACCTGCGCTTCGTCGGTTTCGGCAACTACATCGCGCTGCTGCAGACGCAGATGTTCTGGAAGTCGCTGTGGAACACCACCTACTTCGTCATCGTCGGCGTGCCGCTGTCGATCGGCGCCTCCCTGGGCGCGGCGCTGCTGCTCAATGCGCCGGTGGCGCGGTTCAAGCCGCTGTTCCGCACCGCGTTGTTCGCGCCGGTGGTGACCACGCTGGTGGCGGTGGCGGTGATCTGGCGCTATCTGTTCCACACCAGCTACGGCCTGGTCAACTACGGCCTGAGTCACCTGGGCATCGGCCCGATCGACTGGCTCGGCGACCCGCACTGGGCGATGCCGACGATCATGCTGTTCGCGGTGTGGAAGAACTTCGGCTACAACATGGTGATCTTCCTGGCCGGCCTGCAGGGCATCCCGCAGGACCTGTACGAGGCCGCGCGCATCGACGGCGCGTCGAAGTGGCGGCAGTTCCTGCACATCACCCTGCCGATGCTGGGGCCGGTGCTGCTGGTGGTCGGGGTGATCACCGTGTCCGGCTATTTCCAGCTGTTCGCCGAACCCTACGTGATGACCCGCGGCGACCCGCTGCAAAGCACGGTCAGCGTGCTGTACTTCATGTTCGAGGAAGGCTTCAAGTGGTGGAACCTCGGCCGCGCGTCGGCAGTGGCGTTCCTGCTGTTCCTGATCATCCTGGGAGTGACCTCCGTGATGCTGCGCTTCGGCCGCAAGAAGGACCTGGTATGA
- a CDS encoding sugar ABC transporter substrate-binding protein: MSALPTMRRWATLGVLVLAVCGCARAPQGEVVRFWAMGREAEVVAELIPEFEKEHPGIHVDIQNIPWTAAHEKLLTAFAADGLPDVCQLGNTWIPEFAALDTLQPLQPYVDTSKVIDPKDYFAGIWDTSVIDGQLYGVPWYVDTRLLFYRKDMLRDAGVEKLPQTWAEWEQAMAAVKRHVGPKRYAILMPINEFEQQLSLGLQLNDPLLRDHNNYGNFRSPGFRKALGFYANMFEQGWAPKMSETQISNVWDEFFNGFYAFYISGPWNIREFRKLEPAALKGQWGTMPLPGPDGPGAGIAGGTSLVIFRKSQQKDAAWKLIEFLSRPQTQARFHALIGDMPPRRSTWEYPSLANDPLAHAFRDQLERVKPAPKVLEWERIVQEMRLVTERVVRGGESQEKAVQDLDKRVDEILEKRRWIYQQQHPQAAAAPAAGAAP; encoded by the coding sequence ATGAGCGCATTGCCGACGATGCGCCGCTGGGCGACGCTGGGCGTGCTGGTGCTGGCCGTGTGCGGTTGCGCGCGCGCGCCGCAGGGCGAGGTGGTGCGGTTCTGGGCGATGGGCCGTGAGGCCGAGGTGGTGGCCGAGCTGATCCCGGAGTTCGAGAAGGAGCATCCAGGCATCCACGTGGATATCCAGAACATCCCGTGGACCGCCGCGCACGAAAAGCTGCTGACTGCGTTCGCCGCCGACGGGCTGCCGGACGTGTGCCAGCTCGGCAACACCTGGATTCCCGAGTTCGCCGCGCTGGACACGCTGCAGCCGCTGCAGCCCTACGTGGATACATCCAAAGTGATCGATCCGAAGGACTACTTCGCCGGCATCTGGGACACCAGCGTCATCGACGGCCAGCTGTACGGGGTGCCGTGGTACGTGGACACGCGCCTGCTGTTCTACCGCAAGGACATGCTCAGGGACGCCGGCGTGGAAAAACTGCCGCAGACCTGGGCCGAGTGGGAACAGGCCATGGCCGCAGTGAAGCGGCACGTGGGGCCCAAGCGCTATGCGATCCTGATGCCGATCAACGAATTCGAGCAGCAGCTGTCGCTGGGCCTGCAGCTGAATGATCCGCTGCTGCGCGACCACAACAACTACGGCAACTTCCGCAGTCCCGGTTTCCGCAAGGCGCTGGGCTTCTACGCCAACATGTTCGAGCAGGGCTGGGCGCCGAAAATGTCCGAAACCCAGATCTCCAACGTCTGGGATGAGTTCTTCAACGGCTTCTACGCGTTCTACATCTCCGGGCCGTGGAATATCCGCGAGTTCCGCAAGCTGGAGCCGGCGGCGCTGAAAGGGCAGTGGGGCACGATGCCGTTGCCGGGTCCGGACGGCCCGGGTGCCGGCATCGCCGGCGGCACCAGCCTGGTGATCTTCCGCAAGTCGCAGCAGAAGGACGCGGCGTGGAAGCTGATCGAGTTCCTGTCGCGGCCGCAGACCCAGGCGCGTTTCCATGCGCTGATCGGCGACATGCCGCCGCGGCGCAGCACCTGGGAGTACCCGTCGCTGGCCAATGATCCGCTGGCGCACGCGTTCCGCGACCAGTTGGAGCGGGTCAAGCCGGCGCCGAAGGTGCTGGAATGGGAGCGCATCGTGCAGGAAATGCGGCTGGTCACCGAGCGCGTGGTGCGTGGCGGCGAAAGCCAGGAGAAGGCCGTGCAGGACCTGGACAAGCGCGTGGACGAAATCCTGGAGAAGCGGCGCTGGATCTACCAGCAGCAGCATCCGCAGGCAGCGGCGGCGCCGGCGGCGGGAGCGGCGCCATGA